In a single window of the Rhizobiaceae bacterium genome:
- a CDS encoding putative urea ABC transporter substrate-binding protein yields MLRKLAVTFLTAFLALAPLTTAQAQAKKDFKICWSIYVGWMPWGYLSDSGIMKKWADKYGINVEITRINDYVESINQYTAGGFDGCSMTNMDALSIPAGGGVDTTALIIGDFSNGNDAVILKDKTELKDIAGQKVNLVELSVSHYLLARALDTVGLAEKDITVVNTSDADMVAAYGTADVTSVVTWNPLVSEILAMPGANKVFDSSQIPGEIIDMMVVNTATLKDNPELGKALVGAWYETMALMASGTPEGQAAKEEMAKASGTDLAGFDAQLASTAMFFEPAKAVEFAKGAELPKTMDHVRNFLFSHGILGANAPSVDFIGMSFADGSTLGDTANVKLRFDPAFMAEAAAGSL; encoded by the coding sequence ATGCTTCGCAAACTGGCCGTCACGTTTCTCACTGCTTTCCTTGCCCTTGCGCCCCTGACGACGGCACAGGCTCAAGCCAAGAAGGATTTCAAGATATGCTGGTCGATCTATGTCGGCTGGATGCCGTGGGGCTATCTCTCGGACAGCGGGATCATGAAGAAGTGGGCCGATAAATATGGGATCAATGTCGAGATCACGCGCATCAACGACTATGTCGAGTCGATAAACCAGTATACGGCCGGAGGGTTCGACGGGTGTTCCATGACCAATATGGACGCGCTGTCTATCCCGGCTGGCGGTGGCGTCGATACGACCGCGTTGATTATTGGGGACTTCTCAAACGGCAATGACGCCGTGATCCTGAAGGACAAGACCGAACTGAAGGATATAGCCGGGCAGAAGGTCAATCTGGTCGAACTTTCAGTCTCTCACTACCTGCTGGCCCGTGCACTCGATACGGTGGGGCTGGCCGAAAAGGATATCACCGTCGTCAATACCTCCGACGCGGACATGGTCGCCGCCTACGGAACGGCCGACGTCACCTCGGTGGTGACCTGGAACCCGCTCGTATCGGAAATCCTAGCCATGCCCGGCGCCAACAAAGTGTTCGATTCCTCGCAAATTCCGGGCGAAATCATCGACATGATGGTGGTGAACACCGCTACGCTGAAGGACAATCCGGAACTCGGCAAGGCGTTGGTCGGCGCCTGGTATGAGACGATGGCCCTGATGGCATCTGGTACACCGGAGGGCCAGGCGGCAAAGGAGGAAATGGCCAAGGCATCCGGTACGGACCTTGCCGGTTTCGACGCACAGCTTGCGTCGACCGCGATGTTCTTCGAACCGGCCAAAGCGGTCGAGTTCGCCAAGGGCGCCGAACTGCCGAAGACCATGGACCATGTGCGCAACTTTCTCTTCAGTCATGGCATTCTTGGCGCCAACGCCCCGAGCGTCGATTTCATCGGCATGAGCTTTGCGGACGGTTCGACGCTGGGCGACACCGCCAATGTCAAGCTGCGCTTTGATCCGGCCTTCATGGCGGAAGCTGCGGCCGGATCGCTTTGA